The proteins below come from a single Asanoa ferruginea genomic window:
- a CDS encoding ABC transporter ATP-binding protein: protein MTAPTSAPQSSATADTGAYLRVNDLRVHFPTEDGVVKAVEGVSFSVERGKTLGIVGESGSGKSVTSLTIMGLHNTKRARISGEILVGGRNVVGMSEEQTRRLRGRDMSMIFQDPLSALHPYFKVGSQIAEAYQVHHPKASKSEARKHAVDMLGRVGIPQPARRADQYPHEFSGGMRQRAMIAMALVNDPDLLIADEPTTALDVTVQAQILDLLEDLQSEFNSAIIMITHDLGVVAQVADDVLVMYGGRQVEFGSVEQVMRRPQHPYTWGLLASVPSLHGDADAELVPIKGNPPSLINLPTGCAFHPRCRYAGRNGDRSFTEVPELHQVQERGHLVACHLSEADRKRFYAEDIAPSAGVAQ, encoded by the coding sequence GTGACCGCACCAACCTCGGCGCCACAGAGCTCGGCAACCGCCGACACGGGTGCCTACCTGCGGGTCAACGACCTGCGAGTGCACTTCCCCACCGAAGACGGCGTCGTCAAGGCCGTCGAAGGCGTGTCGTTCTCGGTCGAGCGCGGCAAGACGCTGGGCATCGTCGGCGAGTCCGGGTCGGGCAAGAGCGTCACGTCGCTGACCATCATGGGCCTGCACAACACCAAGCGGGCCCGGATCTCGGGAGAGATCCTGGTCGGTGGTCGCAACGTGGTCGGCATGTCCGAAGAGCAGACCCGCCGCCTGCGTGGCCGCGACATGTCGATGATCTTCCAGGACCCGCTGTCGGCGCTGCACCCCTATTTCAAGGTGGGTTCGCAGATCGCCGAGGCCTACCAGGTGCACCACCCGAAGGCCTCGAAGAGCGAAGCGCGCAAGCACGCCGTCGACATGCTCGGCCGGGTCGGCATCCCGCAGCCCGCGCGCCGCGCCGACCAATACCCGCACGAGTTCTCCGGCGGTATGCGGCAACGCGCGATGATCGCGATGGCCCTGGTCAACGACCCCGACCTGCTGATCGCCGACGAGCCGACCACCGCGCTCGACGTGACCGTGCAGGCGCAGATCCTCGACCTGCTCGAAGACCTCCAGAGTGAGTTCAACTCGGCGATCATCATGATCACCCACGACCTCGGCGTGGTCGCCCAGGTCGCCGACGACGTCCTCGTGATGTATGGCGGCCGCCAGGTCGAGTTCGGCAGCGTCGAGCAGGTCATGCGCCGCCCGCAGCACCCCTACACCTGGGGCCTGCTGGCCAGCGTCCCGTCGCTGCACGGCGACGCCGACGCCGAGCTGGTGCCGATCAAGGGCAACCCGCCCTCGCTGATCAACCTGCCGACCGGCTGCGCGTTCCACCCGCGCTGTCGCTACGCCGGCCGCAACGGCGACCGCTCGTTCACCGAGGTGCCCGAGCTGCACCAGGTCCAGGAGCGTGGCCACCTGGTCGCCTGTCATCTGTCC
- a CDS encoding ABC transporter permease, whose product MARFITRRVLVGVVTLIAISIIVFGLFFAVPSSPAKVMCGKNCDPAQIAVVETRLGLREPITTQYTKFMSGIFVGRTYAKGTDFEQRCDAPCLGYSFRNNEPVTAILGRTVPVTISIVTGAAIVWLLIGISLGMISALRRGTVFDKVAIGISLTGASMQVYFFGLILLYILVYLTGLLPFPSYTPLTQNPGQWAVGLLLPWLTLGFLNSAIYARLSRAQMLETLSEDYVRTARAKGLPLRRVYTKHALRAAITPIVTIAGLDIGASLGGTFITETIFGFRGLGKETVDAVNFLNLPIVVATVLLAAVFIIVANLIVDVLYAVIDPRVRLS is encoded by the coding sequence ATGGCCCGGTTCATCACCCGTCGCGTGCTCGTCGGCGTCGTCACGCTCATCGCGATCAGCATCATCGTCTTCGGGCTGTTCTTCGCTGTGCCTTCGTCCCCGGCGAAGGTGATGTGTGGCAAGAACTGCGACCCGGCGCAGATCGCCGTGGTGGAGACCCGACTCGGCCTTCGTGAGCCGATCACAACGCAATACACCAAGTTCATGAGTGGCATCTTCGTCGGCCGCACCTACGCCAAGGGCACCGACTTCGAGCAGCGCTGCGATGCGCCCTGCCTCGGTTACTCGTTCCGCAACAACGAGCCGGTGACCGCCATCCTCGGCCGCACCGTGCCGGTCACGATCAGCATCGTCACCGGCGCCGCCATCGTCTGGCTGCTGATCGGCATCTCGTTGGGCATGATCTCCGCGCTGCGCAGAGGCACGGTCTTCGACAAGGTCGCCATCGGCATCTCGCTGACCGGCGCGTCGATGCAGGTCTACTTCTTCGGCCTGATCCTGCTCTACATCCTGGTCTACCTGACCGGCCTCTTACCATTCCCGTCCTATACGCCGTTGACGCAGAATCCGGGCCAGTGGGCGGTCGGCCTGCTGTTGCCCTGGCTGACGCTGGGCTTCCTCAACTCGGCGATCTACGCCCGGCTCTCGCGTGCCCAGATGCTGGAGACGCTCTCCGAAGACTACGTGCGCACCGCCCGCGCCAAGGGGCTGCCGCTGCGCCGGGTCTACACCAAGCACGCGCTGCGGGCCGCCATCACGCCCATCGTCACGATCGCCGGCCTCGACATCGGCGCGTCGCTGGGTGGCACGTTCATCACCGAAACGATCTTCGGTTTCCGCGGGCTGGGCAAGGAGACCGTCGACGCGGTCAACTTCCTCAACCTGCCGATCGTCGTCGCGACGGTCCTGCTGGCCGCAGTGTTCATCATCGTCGCGAACCTCATCGTCGACGTGCTCTACGCCGTGATCGACCCACGGGTCCGGCTGAGCTGA
- a CDS encoding ABC transporter substrate-binding protein: MRFKGGALIVGALAVALSASACSETTQNDGSSNEPAKTQSGAISYDAADNTGPAKAVDGATKGGTINVFQVGDFEHLDPARNYVNTQQVTANLIYRSLNGYQENGSGQMKLVGDLATNPGTDVNKDCKVWEFKLRDGLKYEDGSAITSKDVAYGIARSFADELNEGPQYIQQWLYPGGATYKGPYNGGAPTPQGVETPDDKTIRFTFADPHCDMPYAAALPTSAPVPQAKDTRAQYDLRPFSSGPYKVKSYTRDNTLELERNTNWDPNTDPIRNAYPDNVKFTFTLEAEQIAERLVADAPADQTGLTWTDVPPAVLPRTTDPAVAPRVVKGPTQYVWYVGINNQRITDKKVREALYYGLDRDGALKAIGGTSAGSPASTLMSPTTAGFEAYDAYNAPATGDPAKVKEILGSTTPPALVLAHSNTPLRTAQAAAIKEGLEKSGFKVTLKPIESTSYYDEIGRKNNPYDLYLHGWGSDWPTGSTIIPPLYDGRELRPEGNNNLSYFNDPTISAEIDRVKKLPAAEQDAAWMALDKKLMTDFVPEIPAYYDATYVLHGSKVGNAYLSDAFGLLQLNKIFVKQ, encoded by the coding sequence GTGCGATTTAAAGGAGGAGCGCTGATCGTCGGCGCTCTTGCCGTGGCGCTCAGCGCCTCGGCTTGCAGTGAAACCACCCAGAATGACGGCAGCTCCAACGAGCCCGCCAAGACCCAGAGCGGTGCGATCTCATACGACGCCGCCGACAACACCGGCCCGGCCAAGGCGGTCGACGGTGCCACCAAGGGCGGCACCATCAACGTGTTCCAGGTGGGCGACTTCGAGCACCTGGACCCGGCCCGTAACTACGTCAACACGCAGCAGGTTACCGCCAACCTGATCTACCGGTCGCTCAACGGCTACCAGGAGAACGGCTCCGGCCAGATGAAACTGGTCGGCGACCTGGCGACCAACCCGGGCACCGACGTCAACAAGGACTGCAAGGTCTGGGAGTTCAAGCTCCGCGACGGCCTGAAGTACGAGGACGGCTCGGCGATCACCTCGAAGGACGTCGCCTACGGCATCGCCCGTAGCTTCGCCGACGAGCTCAACGAGGGTCCGCAATACATCCAGCAGTGGCTCTACCCGGGCGGCGCCACCTACAAGGGCCCCTACAACGGTGGTGCGCCGACTCCGCAGGGCGTCGAGACCCCGGATGACAAGACGATCAGGTTCACGTTCGCGGACCCCCACTGCGACATGCCGTACGCGGCCGCGCTGCCGACGTCCGCGCCGGTTCCGCAGGCCAAGGACACCCGCGCGCAGTACGACCTGCGTCCGTTCTCGTCCGGCCCCTACAAGGTGAAGTCCTACACCCGGGACAACACGCTCGAGCTCGAGCGCAACACCAACTGGGACCCCAACACCGACCCGATCCGCAACGCCTACCCGGACAACGTGAAGTTCACGTTCACCCTTGAGGCCGAGCAGATCGCTGAGCGGCTGGTCGCTGACGCGCCGGCCGACCAGACCGGTCTGACCTGGACCGACGTTCCCCCGGCCGTGCTTCCCCGCACGACCGACCCGGCCGTCGCGCCGCGCGTCGTCAAGGGCCCCACGCAATACGTCTGGTACGTGGGCATCAACAACCAGCGGATCACCGACAAGAAGGTCCGCGAGGCGCTCTACTACGGCCTGGACCGTGACGGCGCGCTCAAGGCGATCGGTGGCACCTCCGCCGGCTCGCCGGCCAGCACGCTGATGTCGCCGACCACCGCGGGCTTCGAGGCCTACGACGCCTACAACGCCCCGGCCACCGGTGACCCGGCGAAGGTCAAGGAGATCCTCGGCAGCACCACGCCGCCGGCGCTGGTTCTCGCGCACAGCAACACCCCGCTCCGCACCGCGCAGGCCGCCGCGATCAAGGAAGGCCTGGAGAAGTCCGGGTTCAAGGTCACCTTGAAGCCGATCGAGTCGACCAGCTACTACGACGAGATCGGTCGCAAGAACAACCCGTACGACCTCTACCTGCACGGTTGGGGTTCGGACTGGCCGACCGGCTCGACGATCATCCCGCCGCTCTACGACGGTCGTGAGCTCAGGCCTGAGGGCAACAACAACCTGTCGTACTTCAACGACCCGACCATCAGCGCCGAGATCGACCGGGTCAAGAAGCTGCCCGCGGCCGAGCAGGACGCGGCATGGATGGCTCTCGACAAGAAGCTCATGACGGACTTCGTGCCCGAGATCCCGGCCTACTACGACGCCACGTACGTGCTCCACGGCTCGAAGGTCGGCAACGCGTACCTCAGTGACGCGTTCGGCCTCCTGCAGCTCAACAAGATTTTCGTCAAGCAGTAG
- a CDS encoding ABC transporter permease translates to MSGNVALEVNSPADVPADQQPKKEFVGRSPGQLAWLRLKRDRTASVSAVTLVVLGIIALLSPVITAVRGITPTEQFNDKLNDFSAIPLGYAGGMNGTHWLGLEPQLGRDILAQLVYGMRTSLLIAFASAIVASAIGVVIGIVAGYARGWLDTGINWFIDLTLAFPFLIFALAIIPILEDRFYGDRDAIPASFRVILIISTFALFSWTYTARLVRGQVITLREREFVEAARAAGASTWHILFRQLLPNIWAPILVTLSLNVPAFITTEAALAFLNIGVIEPTPDLGRMIFNSIKYVATDPFYTLWPGLTIFILVLAFNLLGDSLRDALDPKSTR, encoded by the coding sequence ATGAGTGGCAACGTTGCGTTGGAGGTCAACTCCCCGGCCGATGTGCCCGCAGATCAACAGCCCAAAAAGGAGTTCGTCGGGCGGTCGCCCGGCCAGCTCGCCTGGTTGCGGCTGAAGCGCGATCGCACCGCCTCGGTCAGTGCCGTCACGCTTGTGGTGCTCGGCATCATCGCGTTGCTCTCGCCGGTGATCACCGCGGTTCGGGGAATCACGCCGACCGAGCAGTTCAACGACAAGCTCAACGACTTCAGCGCCATCCCGCTGGGCTACGCGGGCGGCATGAACGGCACGCACTGGCTCGGTCTCGAGCCGCAACTCGGCCGCGACATCCTCGCGCAGTTGGTCTACGGCATGCGCACGTCGTTGCTGATCGCATTCGCCTCCGCGATCGTGGCCTCCGCTATCGGTGTCGTGATCGGAATCGTCGCCGGTTACGCCCGCGGCTGGCTCGACACCGGGATCAACTGGTTCATCGACCTGACGCTGGCGTTCCCGTTCCTGATCTTCGCGCTCGCGATCATCCCGATTCTCGAAGACCGCTTCTACGGCGACCGCGACGCGATCCCGGCCAGTTTCCGGGTCATCCTGATCATCTCGACATTCGCGCTCTTCAGTTGGACCTACACGGCCCGGCTGGTCCGCGGTCAGGTGATCACGCTCCGCGAACGCGAGTTCGTCGAGGCGGCCCGCGCGGCCGGCGCCAGCACCTGGCACATCCTCTTCCGGCAGCTGCTGCCCAACATCTGGGCGCCCATCCTGGTCACGCTGTCGCTCAACGTGCCCGCCTTCATCACCACCGAAGCGGCGCTCGCGTTCCTCAACATCGGCGTGATCGAGCCGACGCCAGACCTCGGCCGCATGATCTTCAACTCGATCAAATACGTCGCGACCGATCCGTTCTACACCCTCTGGCCGGGCTTGACGATCTTCATCCTCGTGCTCGCGTTCAACCTGCTGGGTGACTCGCTGCGCGACGCCCTGGACCCCAAGTCCACGCGATAG
- a CDS encoding response regulator: protein MTDNPTPTEAPQALRVFVVDDHAMFRAGVRAELAGRVDVIGEASSVAEAVSRIGALEPDVVLLDVHMPDGGGRAVLEVVRRTHPQVRFLALSVSDAAEDVIGLIRAGARGYVTKTISSDELAAAIRRVAEGDAVFSPRLAGFVLDAFASRSDTAVADPELDQLTNREREVLRLLARGYAYKEIAKELFISIKTVETHVSNVLRKLQMSNRYELSRWAADRRLV from the coding sequence ATGACCGACAACCCGACGCCGACCGAGGCACCCCAGGCGCTGCGGGTGTTCGTCGTCGACGACCACGCCATGTTCCGGGCCGGCGTCCGCGCCGAGCTCGCCGGGCGGGTCGACGTGATCGGCGAGGCCAGCTCGGTGGCCGAGGCGGTCAGCCGGATCGGCGCCCTGGAGCCCGACGTCGTCCTGCTCGACGTGCACATGCCCGACGGTGGCGGCCGCGCGGTGCTCGAGGTGGTCCGCCGGACCCACCCGCAGGTCCGCTTCCTGGCGCTGAGCGTCTCCGACGCCGCCGAAGACGTGATCGGCCTGATCCGCGCCGGCGCCCGCGGCTACGTCACCAAGACCATCTCCTCCGACGAGCTCGCCGCCGCGATCCGGCGGGTGGCCGAAGGCGACGCGGTCTTCAGCCCCCGCCTGGCCGGCTTCGTCCTCGACGCGTTCGCGAGCCGCTCCGACACGGCGGTCGCCGACCCGGAGCTCGACCAGCTCACCAACCGCGAGCGCGAGGTGCTCCGGCTGCTGGCCCGCGGCTACGCCTACAAGGAGATCGCGAAGGAGCTGTTCATCTCCATCAAGACGGTGGAGACGCATGTGTCCAACGTGTTGCGCAAGCTCCAGATGTCGAACCGCTACGAGCTCTCGCGTTGGGCGGCAGACCGCCGTCTAGTGTGA